The Pseudofrankia inefficax genome window below encodes:
- a CDS encoding VOC family protein, whose protein sequence is MRAAAVIYVGDLERMRAFYEGCFGLTPADGADGYRGLESDAWLLTLVRSGDAVPTATPPDRRSNTPVKLAFEVADIEALRPVAGALGGQVSPAATAWEFRDALHCDCVDPEGNVVQLVQARRPGKRLPAG, encoded by the coding sequence ATGCGGGCGGCAGCGGTCATCTACGTCGGGGACCTGGAACGCATGCGCGCCTTTTACGAAGGCTGCTTCGGGCTCACCCCCGCCGACGGCGCGGACGGTTACCGCGGGTTGGAATCCGACGCCTGGCTGCTCACCCTCGTCCGGTCGGGCGACGCGGTGCCCACCGCCACGCCGCCGGACCGGCGCTCGAACACGCCGGTCAAGCTCGCCTTCGAGGTCGCCGACATCGAGGCGCTCCGGCCGGTCGCCGGCGCCCTCGGCGGCCAGGTGAGCCCCGCCGCCACGGCCTGGGAGTTCCGCGACGCGCTGCACTGTGACTGCGTCGACCCGGAAGGCAATGTCGTTCAGCTGGTCCAGGCGCGAAGGCCCGGCAAGCGGTTGCCCGCCGGCTGA
- a CDS encoding 2-oxoglutarate and iron-dependent oxygenase domain-containing protein → MAGLQTFQLPDSVDGTPLDLQLAQELVRAWRTDGILQVATDPAQSRRTHAALESSRRFFSQPAAVKASCISDLTFSGYIASGEERTAGEPDYSEIFTVCPDVPLDDPRVRAQWPCHGPVPWPDDEYERAMTAFMAGLGVIGEKLLRLAALGLGLDLDTLTSLTRDGWHHLRVLRFPARSARTSRGIGAHTDYGLLVIAAQDDVGGLYIRPPVDGERRTRNWLPTESMAGRYEDDEPWTFVEPVPGVVTVFPGDMLQLITDGLLLSTPHKVRLNTRARYALAYFHEPRFQARIRSVSGENDGDSLHYGSHFTRMFMRSYPERVTTRRILAEDRLSRLVR, encoded by the coding sequence ATGGCCGGCCTTCAGACCTTCCAACTCCCCGACTCGGTGGACGGCACCCCGCTCGACCTCCAGTTGGCCCAGGAACTGGTCCGCGCGTGGCGGACCGACGGAATCCTCCAGGTGGCGACCGACCCGGCGCAGAGCCGCAGGACACACGCGGCCCTGGAGTCGAGCAGGCGCTTCTTCAGCCAGCCCGCCGCGGTCAAGGCCAGCTGTATCAGCGATCTGACCTTCAGCGGATACATAGCCTCGGGAGAAGAGCGCACGGCGGGCGAGCCGGACTACTCCGAGATCTTCACCGTCTGCCCAGACGTACCGTTGGACGACCCCAGGGTCCGGGCGCAATGGCCCTGCCATGGCCCGGTTCCCTGGCCCGATGACGAGTACGAGCGCGCCATGACGGCCTTCATGGCGGGGCTGGGCGTCATCGGCGAGAAACTGCTGAGACTGGCGGCGCTGGGACTGGGCCTCGACCTCGACACATTGACGAGCCTGACGCGGGATGGCTGGCACCACCTGCGGGTGCTTCGCTTTCCGGCCCGGTCCGCGCGGACGAGCCGGGGAATCGGAGCTCACACCGACTACGGGCTCCTCGTGATCGCCGCGCAGGACGACGTCGGTGGCCTCTACATCCGCCCGCCGGTCGACGGCGAGCGGCGCACCAGGAACTGGCTGCCGACCGAAAGCATGGCCGGCAGGTACGAGGACGACGAGCCCTGGACGTTCGTGGAGCCGGTGCCCGGCGTCGTGACGGTCTTTCCCGGCGACATGCTCCAGCTCATCACCGACGGATTGCTGCTCTCCACCCCGCACAAGGTGCGGCTCAACACCCGCGCGCGATATGCCCTCGCGTACTTCCACGAGCCGCGCTTCCAGGCCCGTATCCGGTCGGTTTCCGGGGAAAATGACGGCGATTCCCTGCATTACGGAAGCCATTTCACCAGAATGTTCATGCGCTCCTACCCCGAGCGCGTCACGACCCGGCGGATCCTCGCCGAGGACCGGTTGTCGCGCCTCGTCCGGTAG
- a CDS encoding ABC transporter substrate-binding protein — MSHIGRPNRRRAGTRPFRSATARQLPTRPVGLRLAGVAVVAASLAFVSACGGSGGTGAAPAPASGSAGQADILGPVAKATGAPITIGVITDGASPVADHTNDNKVAQATAKWLNDRRSGLGGRPLDITICETLGDPAKATDCGNQMVEKGVAAVVIGTSSVVDSAWKPLNDAKIPVMIYGSGDPSLLSSPTTFSLGNPTFPIIDLPIQVAKDKGNKKVAAIVIDVPAALHSAQDVAPPLFKKAGIGYELVRVAPGTADMTPQMQKIASDGSDQVFIIGNDSFCISAMNGLKQVGFTGTISAISQCITDATRKAVSASTLKGIVVSATVPIGPASPSMDLFTKVAETYGSGIDLSYQDGMIMFSLVAGLQAATQGISGDITPATITSTIKAMKETALPGAAGLKFRCNGKAIPDQPAVCVLGGLTTTLDDKGQPTAYKVLGNTPIPA, encoded by the coding sequence ATGTCGCACATTGGGAGACCGAACCGTCGACGGGCTGGAACCCGGCCATTCCGGTCCGCCACCGCCCGCCAGTTACCCACCCGCCCGGTCGGGTTACGCCTGGCCGGCGTCGCGGTCGTCGCCGCGAGCCTGGCCTTCGTCTCGGCCTGCGGCGGCTCCGGCGGCACGGGCGCGGCCCCCGCGCCGGCGAGCGGTTCCGCCGGCCAGGCCGACATCCTCGGACCGGTGGCCAAGGCCACGGGCGCGCCCATCACGATCGGCGTGATCACGGACGGCGCCAGCCCGGTCGCCGATCACACCAACGACAACAAGGTCGCCCAGGCCACCGCCAAGTGGCTCAACGACCGCAGGTCCGGCCTCGGCGGCCGGCCGCTCGACATCACGATCTGCGAGACCCTGGGCGACCCGGCCAAGGCGACCGACTGCGGCAACCAGATGGTCGAGAAGGGCGTCGCCGCCGTCGTCATCGGTACCTCCAGCGTCGTCGACAGCGCCTGGAAGCCCCTGAACGACGCCAAGATCCCCGTCATGATCTACGGGTCCGGTGACCCGAGCCTGCTGTCGAGCCCGACGACCTTCAGCCTCGGCAACCCGACCTTCCCGATCATCGACCTGCCGATCCAGGTCGCGAAGGACAAGGGCAACAAGAAGGTCGCCGCCATCGTGATCGACGTCCCGGCGGCCCTGCACTCCGCCCAGGACGTCGCGCCGCCGCTGTTCAAGAAGGCCGGCATCGGCTACGAGCTCGTCCGGGTGGCCCCGGGCACCGCCGACATGACGCCCCAGATGCAGAAGATCGCCTCGGACGGCTCCGACCAGGTCTTCATCATCGGCAACGACTCGTTCTGCATCAGCGCCATGAACGGCCTGAAGCAGGTGGGCTTCACCGGCACCATCAGCGCCATCTCCCAGTGCATCACCGACGCCACCCGCAAGGCGGTCTCCGCCAGCACCCTCAAGGGCATCGTCGTGAGCGCCACGGTGCCGATCGGCCCGGCCAGCCCGTCGATGGACCTGTTCACCAAGGTCGCCGAGACCTACGGCAGCGGCATCGACCTCAGCTACCAGGACGGCATGATCATGTTCTCGCTGGTGGCCGGCCTCCAGGCGGCGACCCAGGGCATCTCGGGTGACATCACCCCGGCGACCATCACCTCGACCATCAAGGCGATGAAGGAGACGGCGCTGCCCGGCGCGGCCGGGCTGAAGTTCCGCTGCAACGGCAAGGCCATCCCCGACCAGCCCGCCGTCTGCGTGCTCGGTGGCCTGACGACGACCCTGGACGACAAGGGCCAGCCCACCGCGTACAAGGTCCTCGGCAACACCCCGATCCCGGCCTGA
- a CDS encoding TetR/AcrR family transcriptional regulator, with protein MPATAAVSSTAAPRVRKDVARNRALLLATADRLIAVRGLDVTFHELAEAAGVGVGTVYRHFADRNALLGALIEQRFEAARDILLAAEQIGDPVEALRTAVLRTCEHQFSDRAMWQAMLSVAEGHRDLAKERLLPVLTRIVERARSTGRLRADFTLTDLPMIFMLTGGLSSHIARTQPDLWRRYVEAILDGFMVRESDRTGAAVPAAPTDDELEDIISCTE; from the coding sequence ATGCCCGCCACAGCCGCGGTGTCCAGCACCGCCGCCCCGCGCGTGCGCAAGGACGTCGCCCGCAACCGCGCGCTGCTCCTGGCCACCGCCGACCGGCTCATCGCCGTCCGGGGCCTGGACGTCACCTTCCACGAGCTGGCCGAGGCGGCCGGCGTGGGAGTCGGCACCGTCTACCGCCACTTCGCCGACCGGAACGCGCTGCTGGGCGCGCTGATCGAGCAGCGGTTCGAGGCCGCGCGCGACATCCTGCTCGCCGCCGAGCAGATCGGCGACCCCGTCGAGGCACTGCGCACGGCGGTGCTGCGCACCTGTGAGCACCAGTTCTCCGACCGGGCCATGTGGCAGGCCATGCTCTCGGTCGCCGAGGGCCACCGGGATCTCGCGAAGGAACGGCTGCTGCCGGTCCTCACCCGGATCGTCGAGCGGGCCCGGTCCACCGGCCGCCTGCGCGCCGACTTCACCCTCACCGACCTGCCGATGATCTTCATGCTCACCGGTGGCCTGAGCAGCCACATCGCGCGCACCCAGCCGGACCTCTGGCGACGCTACGTCGAGGCGATCCTGGACGGGTTCATGGTGCGCGAGTCCGACCGGACCGGGGCCGCCGTGCCCGCCGCGCCGACGGACGACGAGCTCGAGGACATCATCTCCTGCACTGAGTAG
- a CDS encoding MFS transporter has translation MAIQTKDAQASPAVTAPPAGGETDRMHGMRWWILGLLGLAQLMVVLDTTVVNIALPSAQRALGFTNDQRQWIVTGYALAFGSLLLLGGRLADLFGRKRMFLIGLVGFAIASALGGAATGFGMLVVARAVQGGFGALLAPAALSLLTTTFTDVKERSKAFGIYGAIAGGGAAIGLLLGGVLTEYLSWRWCMYVNLIFAALAFAGGVAWLRNQAAQERPRLDLPGIVLVSAGLFSVVYGFSHAETGGWADPVTIGFLVAAGVLLVAFVLVQQRVAHPVLPLRVILDRYRGGSLLAILMSGAGMFGVFLFLTYYLQQNLGFSAVRSGLAFLPMTAALMVASQIGSTVLTTRFGPRFIMAPGLAIGGVGLWMLTHIDAGSTYAANVLPATMVFGVGLGLVFASAMSLSTAGVAPQDAGVASAMVNTAQQVGGSVGTALLNTIAASAMSGYVQSHSPGPQRAVLATLHSYTTAFWWSSGILMLGAVITAVVLPSRVRQAGENEAEVIALGA, from the coding sequence ATGGCCATACAGACGAAGGACGCGCAGGCCTCGCCCGCCGTCACGGCTCCACCGGCCGGCGGCGAGACCGACCGGATGCACGGGATGCGCTGGTGGATCCTGGGCCTGCTGGGCCTGGCGCAGCTGATGGTCGTGCTGGACACGACGGTGGTGAACATCGCGCTGCCGTCGGCGCAGCGCGCGCTGGGCTTCACCAACGACCAGCGGCAGTGGATCGTGACGGGGTACGCCCTCGCGTTCGGTAGCCTGCTGCTGCTCGGCGGGCGCCTCGCCGACCTGTTCGGCCGCAAGCGGATGTTCCTCATCGGCCTGGTCGGGTTCGCGATCGCCTCGGCGCTCGGCGGCGCGGCCACCGGCTTCGGCATGCTCGTCGTCGCCCGCGCCGTGCAGGGCGGGTTCGGCGCGCTGCTCGCGCCGGCAGCGCTGTCGCTGCTGACGACCACGTTCACCGACGTCAAGGAGCGCTCGAAGGCGTTCGGGATCTACGGGGCGATCGCCGGCGGCGGCGCGGCCATCGGGCTGCTGCTCGGCGGCGTGCTCACCGAGTACCTGTCCTGGCGCTGGTGCATGTACGTCAACCTGATCTTCGCGGCGCTCGCGTTCGCCGGCGGCGTCGCGTGGCTTCGCAACCAGGCCGCGCAGGAACGTCCCCGGCTCGACCTCCCGGGCATCGTGCTCGTCTCCGCCGGGCTGTTCTCCGTCGTCTACGGTTTCTCGCACGCCGAGACCGGTGGCTGGGCCGACCCGGTGACGATCGGTTTCCTGGTCGCCGCCGGGGTGCTGCTGGTCGCGTTCGTCCTGGTCCAGCAGCGGGTGGCGCACCCGGTCCTGCCGCTGCGGGTCATCCTCGACCGCTACCGCGGCGGGTCGCTGCTGGCGATCCTGATGTCCGGCGCCGGCATGTTCGGGGTCTTCCTGTTCCTGACCTACTACCTGCAGCAGAACCTCGGCTTCAGCGCCGTGCGGTCGGGCCTCGCCTTCCTGCCGATGACCGCCGCCCTGATGGTCGCCTCGCAGATCGGCTCGACCGTGCTCACCACGCGGTTCGGCCCGCGGTTCATCATGGCCCCGGGTCTGGCGATCGGCGGGGTCGGCCTGTGGATGCTCACGCACATCGACGCCGGCTCGACCTACGCCGCGAACGTCCTTCCCGCCACCATGGTCTTCGGCGTCGGCCTCGGCCTCGTCTTCGCCTCGGCGATGAGCCTGTCCACCGCGGGCGTCGCCCCGCAGGATGCCGGGGTGGCCTCGGCGATGGTCAACACCGCCCAGCAGGTCGGTGGGTCGGTCGGCACCGCGCTGCTGAACACCATCGCCGCCTCGGCCATGAGCGGCTACGTCCAGTCCCACTCCCCCGGCCCGCAGCGCGCCGTGCTCGCCACCCTGCACAGCTACACGACGGCCTTCTGGTGGAGCTCCGGCATCCTCATGCTGGGCGCCGTGATCACTGCCGTCGTTCTGCCGTCGCGGGTGCGGCAGGCCGGAGAGAATGAAGCGGAGGTCATCGCGCTCGGCGCCTGA
- a CDS encoding choline/carnitine O-acyltransferase — protein sequence MTVQTGREAATTAAPTGGMVPATGTFDNEDSLPRVPLPGLAESCARFLDWCAPLLTAEQLAATEAAVAEFLAPDGPGPALHAQLAAFDASEGVHSWLDEFWPARYLGRRDRIALNANFFFLFRDAVPAPTAEALPGGPQVERAAGLIAAALDYKLRLDAERIPPLVRRGQPQSMVQNRFLFSTTRIPGLEQDTVRVPYSAAWPGPSDARHVLVFRRGQMFQLEVLGPDGTPHTLAELATGLVDVLAAADLTPAPDDTAVGHLTTKARADWARSRAALLALDPANAVALDDVERALFCVCLDHVTPPDRIATCDQLLYGSAAGRWYDKAVSFVVLPNGQAGINVEHCGLDGTTILSFVDELLAAPAAELSARSGARAHGRPAVRPVTFVLDEALRADIRAAAQAFTQFGADTASVALTFPEHGADRSKALRISPDALVQLAYQLAHHRAKGLIGATYESIATRQWRYGRTEAMRVVTPEVLAFVAAMNDPTADPATRREALRAAAGAHVRRAGDCQRGDAPEQHLWELAFIQRRHGAELGVPAASPLYESPGWLVMRDDYLSTSSAPSENIEYFGFGSTSGKCIGIAYVLLADRLNIYLSTPRPVAAGMHAFADRLREALAELDQLLATDPARP from the coding sequence ATGACCGTCCAGACCGGCCGCGAGGCCGCCACCACCGCCGCGCCCACGGGCGGGATGGTGCCCGCCACGGGCACCTTCGACAACGAGGACAGCCTGCCCCGCGTCCCGCTGCCCGGCCTGGCGGAGAGCTGCGCCCGGTTCCTGGACTGGTGTGCCCCGCTGCTCACCGCCGAGCAGCTGGCCGCGACCGAGGCCGCCGTCGCCGAGTTCCTCGCGCCGGACGGGCCGGGGCCCGCGCTGCACGCGCAGCTCGCCGCGTTCGACGCGAGCGAGGGCGTCCACAGCTGGCTCGACGAGTTCTGGCCCGCCCGCTACCTGGGCCGCCGCGACCGGATCGCGCTGAACGCCAACTTCTTCTTCCTGTTCCGCGACGCCGTGCCCGCGCCCACGGCCGAGGCGCTGCCGGGCGGCCCGCAGGTCGAGCGGGCCGCCGGCCTGATCGCCGCCGCGCTCGACTACAAGCTGCGGCTGGACGCGGAGCGCATCCCGCCGCTGGTGCGGCGCGGCCAGCCCCAGTCGATGGTGCAGAACCGGTTCCTGTTCTCCACCACCCGGATCCCCGGCCTGGAGCAGGACACCGTCCGGGTGCCCTACAGCGCCGCGTGGCCGGGCCCGTCGGACGCCCGCCACGTCCTCGTGTTCCGCCGGGGGCAGATGTTCCAGCTGGAGGTGCTCGGCCCGGACGGCACCCCGCACACCCTCGCCGAGCTGGCCACCGGCCTGGTGGACGTGCTGGCCGCCGCCGACCTGACGCCCGCGCCGGACGACACCGCCGTCGGGCACCTCACCACGAAGGCCCGCGCGGACTGGGCCCGCAGCCGGGCGGCGCTGCTCGCCCTCGACCCGGCGAACGCGGTCGCCCTCGACGACGTCGAGCGGGCGCTGTTCTGCGTCTGCCTCGACCACGTCACCCCGCCGGACCGGATCGCCACCTGCGACCAGCTGCTGTACGGCAGCGCCGCCGGCCGCTGGTACGACAAGGCGGTCTCGTTCGTCGTCCTGCCGAACGGCCAGGCCGGGATCAACGTCGAGCACTGCGGGCTGGACGGCACCACGATCCTGAGCTTCGTCGACGAGCTGCTCGCCGCGCCGGCCGCCGAGCTGTCGGCCCGCTCCGGCGCCCGGGCGCACGGCCGCCCGGCGGTGCGGCCCGTCACCTTCGTCCTGGACGAGGCGCTGCGGGCCGACATCCGGGCGGCGGCCCAGGCGTTCACCCAGTTCGGCGCGGACACCGCGTCGGTGGCGCTGACCTTCCCCGAGCACGGCGCCGACCGGTCCAAGGCGCTGCGGATCTCACCGGACGCGCTGGTGCAGCTGGCCTACCAGCTCGCGCACCACCGGGCGAAGGGCCTGATCGGCGCGACCTACGAGTCGATCGCCACCCGCCAGTGGCGCTACGGGCGCACGGAGGCGATGCGGGTCGTCACGCCGGAGGTGCTGGCCTTCGTCGCGGCCATGAACGACCCGACGGCGGACCCGGCCACCCGCCGCGAGGCGCTGCGCGCCGCGGCCGGGGCGCACGTCCGCCGGGCCGGCGACTGCCAGCGCGGCGACGCGCCCGAACAGCACCTGTGGGAGCTCGCCTTCATCCAGCGCCGCCACGGCGCCGAGCTCGGGGTGCCGGCGGCGTCTCCGCTGTACGAGTCGCCGGGCTGGCTGGTGATGCGCGACGACTACCTGAGCACCAGCTCCGCCCCGTCGGAGAACATCGAGTACTTCGGGTTCGGCTCGACCAGCGGGAAGTGCATCGGCATCGCCTACGTGCTGCTGGCGGACCGGCTGAACATCTACCTGAGCACCCCGCGCCCGGTGGCCGCCGGCATGCACGCGTTCGCCGACCGGCTGCGCGAGGCCCTCGCCGAGCTCGACCAGCTGCTCGCCACGGACCCCGCCCGCCCCTGA
- a CDS encoding methyltransferase type 12 — MDFDATGKVSLEHVYNQPDPRAYFRTLRTLDYRLPQLAKPYFSKIIDECQETRPDQRLRVLDVGCSYGVNAALLKFDVAMDDLYDRYAGEDSLAVDANTRAALVARDRALATARDGATDIEVVGLDASGPALSYALDAGFLDDALHADLESRDPTEPERARLAGVDLVISTGCLGYVTGRTLTRIVTAATGGSAAPGPGETAGGGRPGLPWMAHFTLRMFPFDPIAETLAGFGYQTVAVDRMFEQRRFASPQERDQVLATLAGVGVDPRGLEADGWLYAQLFISRPPESR; from the coding sequence ATGGATTTCGACGCGACCGGAAAGGTTTCACTGGAGCACGTCTACAACCAGCCCGACCCGCGCGCGTACTTCCGCACGCTGCGCACGCTCGACTACCGGCTCCCCCAGCTGGCCAAACCGTACTTCTCCAAAATCATCGACGAATGCCAGGAAACGCGCCCGGACCAGCGGCTGCGCGTGCTCGACGTCGGCTGCTCCTATGGCGTCAACGCGGCGCTGCTGAAGTTCGACGTCGCCATGGACGACCTGTACGACCGCTACGCGGGAGAGGACAGCCTGGCGGTCGACGCGAATACCCGGGCGGCGCTGGTGGCCCGCGACCGGGCGCTGGCCACGGCGCGCGATGGCGCGACGGACATCGAGGTGGTCGGGCTCGACGCGTCCGGTCCCGCGCTGTCCTACGCCCTCGACGCCGGGTTCCTCGACGACGCGCTGCACGCGGACCTGGAGTCCCGGGATCCGACCGAGCCGGAGCGGGCCCGCCTCGCCGGCGTGGACCTGGTCATCTCGACCGGCTGCCTGGGCTACGTCACCGGACGGACCCTGACCCGGATCGTCACGGCCGCCACCGGCGGGTCCGCGGCCCCCGGGCCCGGGGAGACGGCGGGGGGCGGCCGTCCGGGCCTGCCGTGGATGGCGCACTTCACGCTGCGCATGTTCCCGTTCGACCCGATCGCCGAGACGCTGGCCGGGTTCGGCTACCAGACCGTGGCCGTCGACCGGATGTTCGAGCAGCGCCGGTTCGCCTCGCCGCAGGAGCGGGACCAGGTGCTGGCGACGCTGGCGGGGGTCGGGGTCGATCCGCGCGGGCTTGAGGCCGACGGCTGGCTCTACGCCCAGTTGTTCATCTCCCGCCCACCCGAGTCACGCTGA
- a CDS encoding HalD/BesD family halogenase, translating to MTRPETVTDDLATAQAVEAVVNTEAYPLFAPQESADQGKLIEGVRRELAASGCCVLPEFVRPAALERLRDQCARLAPLAYYGDETVNAYNIAPGTPLPPGHPGRVSMRRGNAFVARDRIPADHPVERLYTSVAFQRFVAACFELPAVHELADPLAGLCVNVVAPGREHPWHFDTNEFAVSLLTQEARGGVFEYCPRIRSAAEENVEDVAAVLAGDGDRFVRRLRLRPGDLQLFLGRYSLHRVSRVTGPEQRHSVIFAYSARPGVVGSLSRTRQLFGRVLPAHERAAEQPVRVDALLD from the coding sequence GTGACCAGGCCCGAGACCGTCACTGACGACCTCGCGACGGCCCAGGCGGTCGAGGCCGTCGTGAACACCGAGGCCTACCCCTTGTTCGCGCCCCAGGAGAGCGCCGACCAGGGGAAACTCATCGAGGGTGTCCGGCGCGAGCTGGCCGCGTCCGGCTGTTGTGTGCTTCCGGAATTCGTCCGGCCCGCGGCGCTGGAACGCCTGCGCGACCAGTGCGCGCGGCTCGCGCCGCTGGCCTACTACGGCGACGAGACCGTCAACGCGTACAACATCGCGCCGGGGACACCGCTGCCGCCGGGGCACCCGGGGCGGGTCAGCATGCGGCGCGGCAACGCGTTCGTCGCCCGGGACCGCATCCCGGCCGACCATCCCGTCGAGCGGCTCTACACCAGCGTCGCGTTCCAGCGCTTCGTGGCGGCCTGTTTCGAGCTGCCCGCCGTGCACGAGCTGGCGGACCCGCTGGCGGGCCTGTGCGTCAACGTGGTCGCCCCCGGGCGGGAGCACCCCTGGCACTTCGACACCAACGAGTTCGCGGTGAGCCTGCTGACCCAGGAGGCACGGGGCGGCGTGTTCGAGTACTGCCCGCGCATCCGGTCCGCGGCCGAGGAGAACGTCGAGGACGTGGCGGCCGTGCTCGCGGGCGACGGCGACCGGTTCGTCCGGCGGCTGCGGCTGCGGCCCGGCGACCTCCAGCTCTTCCTCGGCCGGTACTCGCTGCACCGGGTCAGCCGGGTGACGGGCCCGGAGCAGCGACACAGCGTGATCTTCGCCTACAGCGCGCGGCCGGGCGTCGTCGGCAGCCTGTCCAGGACCAGGCAGTTGTTCGGCCGGGTGCTTCCCGCGCACGAGCGGGCGGCCGAACAGCCCGTTCGCGTGGACGCGTTGCTCGACTGA
- a CDS encoding VOC family protein: protein MALRWTWLVVDSVAPVPLARFWADVFGVEPEQDDDGDWTVAVPDSSVQLLFTAVPESKTLKNRLHLDLSPSSPEEQAAEVERLIGLGATRADVGQTGEESWVVLADPSGNEFCVLSGRD from the coding sequence GTGGCGCTCAGGTGGACATGGCTCGTGGTCGACTCCGTCGCGCCCGTGCCGCTCGCCCGGTTCTGGGCGGACGTCTTCGGCGTGGAGCCCGAGCAGGACGACGACGGCGACTGGACCGTCGCGGTCCCGGACAGCTCGGTCCAGCTGCTGTTCACCGCGGTGCCCGAGTCGAAGACCCTCAAGAACCGCCTGCACCTGGACCTGTCGCCGTCGTCGCCCGAGGAGCAGGCGGCCGAGGTGGAGCGCCTGATCGGGCTCGGCGCGACCCGGGCCGACGTCGGCCAGACCGGCGAGGAGTCCTGGGTCGTGCTGGCCGACCCGTCCGGCAACGAGTTCTGCGTCCTGTCCGGCCGGGACTGA